The following proteins come from a genomic window of Balearica regulorum gibbericeps isolate bBalReg1 chromosome 9, bBalReg1.pri, whole genome shotgun sequence:
- the GPR149 gene encoding putative G-protein coupled receptor 149, with product MSVTPSNLSLNGTSFFAENHSIMDKPSEQRTLNVFLFCLTFIIAFTALLGSIYSLVSLLKMQNKTTISMIVTSLSIDDLVSIVPVIIFMLSQWSSDVLPQPLCTASALTYLFQGISSNLKGSLIVSYNFYTINKTETMSCSTSKRRVSMVWAILTIWIVSLLICILPLCGWGKYIPTSWGCFTDCASSYILFLFIVYSLCFCLLTVLSVPLTYQLLCSDGQHLLHIDYQEISRGYVTPGTPAGCSTATPSMMSPVDPVDKTLKHFQNTCPSSEAVFRKDVAESSALEPRSMNSIQSRSFTVGFAQKRFSLILALTKVILWLPMMIQMVVQHITGFQSLSFETLSFLLTLLAATVTPVFVLSERWIHLPCGCIINCRRNSYAVSSEELKTRRRGFEFNLSFQQGYGIYKISHENHHHRDGDGKSPSYHNLVSYDCANSKEPGRGSGDPPRSGTAAFSTTAVADSSRGAPAGPAAGRERSSDRLQPEQPAALHGQERGGFDKPAFFEGPERRLSHEESHKPELADWEWCRSKSERTPRQRSGGLAIPLCAFQGTVSLQAPTGKTLSLSTYEVSTEGQKITPTSKKIEVYRSKSVGHEPNPEESPNTFADTSVKIHLEVLEICDNEEALDTVSIISNISQSSTQVRSPSLRYSRKENRFVSCDLGETASYSLFIPSNNPDSDINISIPDTVEAHRQNSKKQHMERGGYQEEIQMLNKAYRKREEDGNTN from the exons ATGTCGGTAACGCCTAGTAATTTGTCACTCAATGGGACAAGCTTCTTCGCTGAAAATCATAGCATTATGGATAAGCCTAGCGAGCAGAGAACTTTGAATGTCTTTCTATTCTGCTTGACTTTTATCATTGCATTCACAGCACTCCTGGGCAGCATTTATTCACTAGTTTCCctgctgaaaatgcaaaacaaaaccacgATTTCAATGATCGTGACCTCGTTGTCAATAGATGATTTGGTCAGCATTGTGCCAGTGATTATTTTCATGCTCAGCCAGTGGTCAAGTGATGTCCTCCCCCAGCCTCTGTGCACCGCCTCAGCACTTACATATTTATTCCAGGGCATTTCTAGCAACCTGAAAGGGTCTCTTATAGTTTCTTATAACTTCTATACCATCAACAAAACTGAGACAATGAGCTGCAGCACTTCCAAGCGACGAGTGAGCATGGTATGGGCCATTCTTACCATCTGGATTGTCAGTTTGCTGATCTGCATTTTGCCTCTCTGTGGTTGGGGCAAGTACATCCCTACCTCCTGGGGCTGCTTTACTGACTGTGCCAGCTCCTAcatcttgtttttatttattgtctACTCGCTGTGCTTTTGCCTCCTCACGGTGCTGTCTGTCCCTCTAACTTACCAGCTGTTGTGCTCAGATGGGCAACACCTATTGCACATTGATTACCAGGAAATCTCTCGAGGCTACGTCACCCCTGGGACACCTGCAGGCTGCAGTACTGCTACCCCATCTATGATGTCGCCGGTGGACCCTGTCGATAAAACCCTGAAGCATTTCCAAAACACCTGTCCAAGCTCGGAGGCAGTTTTTAGGAAAGATGTGGCTGAGAGCAGTGCACTCGAGCCCCGATCCATGAACAGCATACAGAGCAGGAGCTTCACCGTGGGCTTCGCCCAGAAACGATTCTCACTGATTCTTGCATTGACAAAAGTCATTCTCTGGCTTCCGATGATG ATACAAATGGTTGTCCAGCACATCACTGGTTTTCAAAGCCTTTCATTCGAGACCCTTAGCTTCCTACTGACTTTGCTGGCTGCCACAGTCACCCCAGTATTTGTCCTGTCAGAACGCTGGATCCACCTGCCCTGTGGCTGCATCATTAATTGCAGGAGGAATTCGTATGCAGTGTCTTCAGAAGAACTCAAAA CCAGACGCAGGGGTTTCGAATTCAACCTGTCATTCCAGCAAGGTTATGGAATCTACAAAATATCCCATgaaaaccaccaccaccgcGACGGTGACGGTAAATCTCCCTCCTATCACAACCTGGTGAGCTACGACTGCGCTAACTCCAAAGAACCCGGGCGAGGAAGCGGCGATCCCCCCCGCTCCGGGACGGCGGCGTTCAGCACCACGGCCGTGGCGGACAGCTCCCGGGGCGCCCCGGCGGGCCCCGCGGCCGGGCGGGAGCGGAGCAGCGACCGGCTCCAGCCCGAGCAACCCGCAGCCCTGCACGGGCAAGAGCGCGGCGGCTTTGATAAGCCCGCGTTCTTTGAGGGACCGGAAAGGAGGCTGTCTCATGAAGAAAGCCATAAACCTGAACTCGCGGATTGGGAATGGTGCAGGAGTAAATCAGAGAGGACCCCTCGGCAG cgATCAGGTGGATTAGCTATCCCTTTGTGTGCATTTCAAGGAACTGTATCTCTTCAGGCACCCACAGGAAAAACGCTCTCTTTATCTACATACGAGGTAAGCACTGAAGGGCAAAAAATAACACCCACgtcaaagaaaattgaagtaTATCGATCTAAAAGTGTTGGTCACGAGCCAAACCCAGAGGAGTCTCCTAATACGTTTGCTGACACAAGTGTTAAAATTCATTTAGAGGTTCTTGAAATTTGTGACAATGAAGAGGCCCTGGATACTGTGTCAATCATCAGTAACATCAGCCAGTCCTCCACACAGGTAAGGTCTCCATCCTTACGTTACTCACggaaagaaaacaggtttgTCTCATGTGATTTAGGGGAAACTGCCTCCTACTCCCTCTTCATACCATCAAACAATCCGGACAGCGATATTAACATATCAATTCCAGACACTGTCGAAGCTCATCGGCAGAACAGTAAAAAGCAGCATATGGAGAGAGGTGgttatcaggaagaaattcaaaTGTTGAATAAAGCATACAGAAAACGGGAAGAAGATGGCAACACCAATTAA